A genomic stretch from Telmatocola sphagniphila includes:
- the recA gene encoding recombinase RecA — MAENDRELKNTLSAIEKEFGKGSIMSLGETDVSDIQGIPTGALSLDIALGGKGLPRGRIIEIYGAESSGKTSIALHCVANAQKQGGVAAYIDAEHALDPSWAKRLGVDLESLLVSQPTFGEEALRIAEMLVKSNAVDIIVIDSVAALVPKTEMENEIGDSSMGMQARLMSQALRVLNPVISKTKTCVIFINQIRQKIGIVYGNPETTPGGLALKFYCSVRLEVRRGPAIKDGDDIIGNETKVKVVKNKIAPPFRQAEFELLYDRGISYEGDLLNLGVNAEIVSKSGSFFSYGDTRLGQGKENAREFLRQNGNVGEEIRGKILEKMGFVANAMLVPVENRDKEEEVEPEAIPAPKRKKSSEK; from the coding sequence ATGGCCGAGAATGATCGTGAATTGAAAAACACACTGTCGGCAATTGAAAAGGAGTTCGGCAAAGGGTCCATCATGTCTCTGGGCGAGACGGATGTTTCCGATATCCAGGGCATTCCCACAGGGGCTCTGAGCCTGGATATCGCTCTGGGTGGGAAAGGTCTTCCCCGCGGTCGAATTATCGAAATTTATGGGGCCGAATCCTCGGGCAAAACCTCCATTGCCCTACACTGTGTCGCGAATGCTCAAAAACAGGGCGGTGTCGCTGCATATATCGACGCCGAGCACGCTCTGGACCCCAGCTGGGCCAAGCGCCTGGGCGTTGACCTGGAATCGCTTCTGGTCTCCCAGCCTACCTTCGGCGAAGAAGCCCTGCGGATCGCGGAAATGCTGGTGAAATCGAATGCGGTAGACATCATCGTGATCGATTCGGTGGCCGCGCTGGTGCCGAAGACCGAAATGGAAAACGAGATCGGCGATTCCTCGATGGGGATGCAGGCTCGGTTGATGAGCCAGGCCCTGCGGGTTCTGAATCCGGTTATCTCCAAGACGAAAACCTGCGTGATCTTCATCAACCAGATTCGACAGAAGATCGGTATCGTCTACGGCAACCCGGAAACGACGCCGGGCGGGCTGGCCCTGAAGTTCTATTGCTCCGTTCGGTTGGAGGTCCGTCGCGGCCCGGCCATCAAAGATGGCGACGACATCATCGGTAACGAGACCAAAGTCAAGGTCGTCAAGAACAAGATCGCTCCCCCGTTCCGACAGGCCGAGTTCGAATTGCTTTACGATCGCGGCATCAGCTACGAAGGCGATTTGCTCAACCTGGGCGTGAATGCGGAAATCGTTTCCAAGAGCGGCTCCTTCTTCAGCTATGGCGACACCCGGCTGGGGCAGGGCAAGGAAAATGCTCGCGAATTCCTCCGTCAGAATGGCAATGTGGGCGAAGAGATTCGCGGCAAGATTCTGGAGAAAATGGGCTTCGTCGCCAATGCCATGCTCGTTCCCGTGGAAAACCG
- a CDS encoding Panacea domain-containing protein: MYKALQVAEAILAYCYEQEHSCSNRKLQMLLYYVQGWHLATADEPLFDEVIHAGPIGPVIHTVERRYKGHGNRPIHVYIIDAAYHEKLRPIVSEVWSAYGDMTDFDLQKLIQEEIPYLAARQDLIPTDPALPAISIDELWVFFQDQLSAREAYSRN; this comes from the coding sequence ATGTATAAGGCTTTACAGGTAGCCGAAGCCATTTTGGCGTACTGCTACGAACAGGAACATTCCTGTAGCAATCGTAAACTGCAAATGCTGCTCTATTACGTTCAAGGCTGGCATTTGGCGACCGCGGACGAACCTCTTTTCGATGAAGTGATACATGCCGGGCCGATCGGCCCAGTGATTCACACCGTCGAAAGGCGTTATAAAGGGCATGGGAATCGACCCATCCACGTATATATCATTGATGCGGCGTATCACGAAAAACTGCGTCCCATCGTCAGCGAAGTCTGGTCGGCCTACGGAGATATGACCGATTTCGATCTTCAGAAATTGATTCAGGAAGAAATTCCCTATTTGGCCGCCCGACAGGATCTCATTCCGACCGACCCCGCCTTACCGGCGATTTCCATCGACGAACTTTGGGTTTTCTTCCAGGATCAACTGTCTGCCCGCGAAGCGTATAGCCGGAATTGA
- a CDS encoding SMI1/KNR4 family protein, giving the protein MKISDIETKGLSLVLATPKQVESLENELWITFPKGYLQYITKIGEGILGGHYIRIYPPWRIKSELTDWRNRIKKYWFWEKGKKILPQTRALECVILGDTLDGDEIVFHPAKPQTIFILPRNFEKIFAVEGGLFEAIDWLCTAGKLTKAFTEREIVPFDSRKQNSEGSMSAQKEADPPGESLSELIDAGKRWAKRNKAFKTCKEILKNIVGEQEETKVIYEAIGFQGDYPYSAGCYISVIEVIDSQTKLSLGFLTAHVNEGSYGSSFEANKANRKKLGRKLDPHAPG; this is encoded by the coding sequence GTGAAGATTTCGGATATCGAAACAAAAGGACTATCCTTAGTCCTTGCTACACCGAAACAAGTTGAATCGCTTGAAAACGAGCTCTGGATTACATTTCCCAAAGGCTATCTACAGTACATTACCAAAATTGGGGAAGGCATATTAGGCGGTCATTACATTCGAATTTATCCACCTTGGAGAATCAAATCAGAACTCACGGATTGGCGAAACAGAATCAAAAAATATTGGTTCTGGGAAAAAGGAAAGAAAATTCTCCCCCAAACACGAGCCCTAGAGTGTGTAATACTAGGAGACACTTTGGATGGGGATGAAATTGTTTTCCATCCTGCAAAACCTCAAACTATTTTCATTTTGCCACGTAATTTCGAAAAAATTTTTGCGGTCGAAGGAGGACTGTTTGAAGCGATCGATTGGCTGTGTACCGCGGGTAAATTAACGAAAGCTTTCACGGAACGGGAGATCGTTCCATTCGATAGCCGAAAGCAGAACTCCGAAGGCTCGATGTCTGCCCAAAAAGAAGCTGATCCCCCAGGTGAGTCTCTTTCGGAGCTAATAGATGCGGGAAAGAGATGGGCCAAGCGGAATAAAGCATTCAAGACCTGTAAAGAGATCTTGAAAAATATTGTCGGAGAGCAGGAAGAGACCAAGGTTATTTACGAGGCAATCGGGTTCCAAGGAGATTACCCCTATTCAGCTGGTTGCTATATTTCAGTTATCGAGGTAATTGATTCACAAACCAAATTAAGTTTAGGCTTTTTAACAGCTCATGTGAATGAGGGGAGTTACGGAAGCAGCTTCGAAGCCAACAAAGCAAACAGAAAAAAATTGGGACGAAAATTAGATCCTCATGCGCCAGGATAA
- a CDS encoding site-2 protease family protein produces MLFQNQPPSRYDLNFKLFGIPTRIHPSFFLFGAILTFRLTEINPLLWLVAIVCVSLIVLVHEFGHALAFLYFRAFPAIDLQFFTGAATPDIRIGERWKRVVCTAAGPLMGLILAGLLYASLEMDDWPLRAGLFGKVAFEYLFYGSLILSLFNLLPIYPLDGGHLLKEGLSSVNRRRGLQWTLQISIVLSLVYVAYSLGHMTRKIPEVGWGIFVLPAGAFTLILFGLLAYQNYQLLQVNRRFF; encoded by the coding sequence ATGCTGTTTCAGAATCAACCGCCGTCGCGTTACGATCTGAATTTCAAACTGTTTGGAATTCCGACGCGAATCCATCCCAGCTTCTTTCTCTTCGGTGCGATCTTGACTTTTCGGCTGACCGAAATTAATCCACTTCTTTGGTTAGTGGCAATCGTCTGCGTTTCTTTGATCGTTCTGGTTCACGAATTCGGCCACGCTTTGGCCTTTCTCTATTTCCGAGCGTTCCCGGCGATCGATTTGCAATTTTTCACCGGTGCGGCCACTCCCGATATTCGCATCGGCGAACGCTGGAAGCGGGTCGTCTGTACGGCAGCAGGACCGCTGATGGGTTTAATTCTTGCGGGGTTGCTTTACGCGAGTTTGGAAATGGACGATTGGCCCTTGCGTGCCGGGCTTTTTGGGAAAGTTGCCTTTGAATATCTCTTTTACGGTTCGCTGATACTCAGTCTGTTCAACCTGCTGCCCATCTATCCCCTGGATGGGGGACATTTGCTGAAGGAAGGATTAAGTTCGGTCAATCGTCGGCGCGGCTTGCAATGGACGCTGCAAATCTCGATCGTTCTATCGCTGGTTTACGTCGCTTACTCGTTGGGCCACATGACCCGTAAGATTCCCGAGGTCGGCTGGGGAATCTTCGTGCTCCCGGCCGGAGCATTCACACTGATTTTGTTCGGCTTGCTGGCTTATCAAAACTATCAGCTGCTGCAGGTGAATCGGCGCTTCTTTTAA
- a CDS encoding hemolysin family protein gives MEFLYLLAIPLLIAVNALFVAVEFALVSVRKTRVEEMVQQKLAGAKSVKFAFDNIDRSIATSQLGITIASIAIGAVGEPVLARLIEPLLGALSGSILFITKHGLATTVALICITLLHVVLGEQVPKLASLQAPDRTALWLCPPLNFFSGVMNPLIILMNAVGNFLLRLFGYKAATNGVHIHSIQELRMLIDETEDAGLIDAESADYVQNVFELRDKKVRECMVPIEKMDALELHSSSEAILEFVRSCGHTRIPVYDGTRDNIIGILNTKNLFYFFSLMNAVVLDDALYPVEFLRADELISNALRELKKTKVPMAIVRDENKMVVGMITLEDIIEEIVGDIEDEHDGPTMKLRRVLKKPTDSGASRSSVQIRPHST, from the coding sequence TTGGAATTTCTTTATCTGCTGGCAATTCCGTTACTTATAGCGGTGAATGCGCTGTTCGTGGCTGTGGAATTTGCCCTGGTATCCGTCCGGAAAACTCGCGTTGAAGAGATGGTTCAGCAGAAACTGGCCGGGGCCAAATCGGTCAAATTCGCCTTCGACAATATTGATCGCAGTATCGCCACCTCCCAATTGGGGATAACGATCGCCAGCATTGCTATCGGAGCAGTTGGGGAACCGGTGCTGGCCAGGCTCATCGAACCGCTGTTAGGCGCCCTTTCCGGTTCGATTCTGTTCATTACCAAACATGGTCTGGCGACGACGGTCGCCCTGATCTGCATTACGCTTCTGCACGTCGTTCTCGGCGAGCAGGTTCCCAAGCTGGCTTCGCTCCAGGCGCCGGATCGCACGGCACTCTGGCTCTGCCCGCCGTTGAACTTTTTTTCGGGAGTGATGAACCCGCTGATCATTTTGATGAACGCGGTGGGTAACTTTTTGCTGCGCTTATTTGGTTACAAGGCTGCCACCAATGGCGTGCACATTCACTCGATTCAGGAATTGCGGATGCTGATCGATGAAACTGAGGACGCCGGGCTGATCGATGCCGAATCGGCCGATTACGTGCAGAACGTGTTCGAGCTGCGCGACAAGAAAGTCCGGGAGTGTATGGTACCGATCGAAAAGATGGATGCACTCGAACTTCATTCCTCTTCCGAGGCAATTCTGGAATTCGTCCGCTCTTGCGGGCATACCCGTATTCCCGTTTACGATGGCACGCGCGATAACATCATCGGAATTCTGAACACGAAGAATCTCTTCTACTTTTTCAGCCTGATGAATGCCGTCGTGCTGGACGATGCGCTCTACCCGGTCGAGTTTCTGAGGGCCGATGAGTTAATCTCCAACGCTCTGCGCGAACTGAAGAAGACCAAGGTCCCGATGGCGATTGTCCGGGATGAGAATAAGATGGTGGTCGGTATGATCACCCTGGAAGATATCATCGAGGAGATCGTCGGGGACATCGAAGATGAGCACGATGGCCCGACGATGAAACTGCGAAGAGTCCTCAAGAAGCCGACGGACTCTGGGGCCTCCCGCAGTTCGGTTCAAATCCGACCGCATTCCACTTAA
- a CDS encoding aminotransferase class V-fold PLP-dependent enzyme gives MTFEEWRQQMPVTQLWAYFDHAAVAPLPAPAARVIQFYAESYQANGIAVIQDWVDRIREVRRLAGKLVNADPHDLAFVPSTTMGISIVAEGYPFQPGENIVSVADEYPSNQYPWMNLRDRGVEFRAVPTVQGRVDLDALFGAVNDKTRLLTISSVEYATGFRNDLAKIGEFCQLRNIFFFVDTIQSLGVSPLDVQQLPLDAFAADGHKWLLGPEGAGLLYLKRKWIENFRPIGVGWNSVVDNLNFGKIDFRLKPHVGRWEGGTTNMVGLTALGESIRLLLDVGIVKIEQKLESLTDRLCEALTGIGWSIYSSRQPGEKSAIVSISKDGVDPLELQKRCRDAGVIVNVRGGRLRISAHGYNTWSEMEVLLEILRKY, from the coding sequence ATGACTTTCGAGGAATGGCGACAGCAGATGCCGGTAACCCAGTTATGGGCCTATTTCGATCATGCGGCGGTCGCTCCGCTGCCGGCCCCGGCGGCCCGCGTCATCCAGTTTTATGCCGAGAGCTATCAGGCCAACGGCATCGCCGTCATTCAAGATTGGGTCGATCGGATTCGCGAAGTGCGCCGCCTGGCCGGGAAACTGGTTAATGCCGATCCGCACGACCTGGCTTTCGTTCCCAGTACGACTATGGGGATTTCCATCGTGGCTGAAGGGTATCCTTTTCAGCCCGGCGAGAACATCGTCTCCGTGGCCGACGAATACCCGTCCAATCAGTATCCCTGGATGAACCTTCGGGATCGCGGCGTGGAATTTCGAGCCGTTCCCACAGTTCAGGGTCGAGTCGATCTGGATGCTTTGTTTGGCGCGGTGAATGATAAAACTCGACTGCTGACGATCAGCTCTGTGGAATACGCCACCGGCTTTCGCAACGATCTGGCCAAAATCGGTGAATTCTGCCAGTTGCGAAACATCTTTTTTTTCGTCGATACCATTCAATCGCTGGGCGTCTCGCCACTGGATGTTCAGCAGCTTCCCCTAGATGCTTTCGCGGCCGATGGCCATAAATGGCTGCTTGGCCCCGAAGGAGCCGGGCTGCTCTACCTGAAACGCAAATGGATTGAGAACTTTCGACCCATCGGCGTCGGCTGGAATAGCGTGGTCGACAATTTGAATTTCGGCAAAATTGATTTTCGATTGAAACCGCACGTCGGCCGCTGGGAAGGCGGCACGACTAACATGGTGGGCCTGACGGCTTTGGGAGAGTCGATACGCCTGCTTTTGGATGTCGGCATTGTCAAGATCGAACAGAAGCTTGAGAGTTTGACCGATCGGCTTTGCGAGGCGCTAACGGGCATCGGCTGGTCGATTTACAGCAGTCGGCAGCCGGGCGAAAAATCAGCCATCGTCTCGATTAGCAAAGACGGCGTGGATCCGCTGGAGCTTCAAAAGCGTTGCCGGGACGCCGGGGTTATCGTTAATGTGCGGGGAGGTCGGTTGCGAATTTCCGCCCACGGTTACAACACCTGGTCGGAGATGGAAGTGCTTTTGGAAATTCTGCGGAAGTACTAG